One genomic window of Myxocyprinus asiaticus isolate MX2 ecotype Aquarium Trade chromosome 5, UBuf_Myxa_2, whole genome shotgun sequence includes the following:
- the LOC127440904 gene encoding uncharacterized protein LOC127440904 — protein sequence MGSVLSYQQPILPTKSINMHQDPPPYPPLPLGEYRVHPTECVHVCTEEEHLHLKSLIVTLDMACKIEAATREQAAEQEWHQLHRPRITSRFREVCFVRGVSSTESLAEIILKGTRQTAEMRRGADMEFEAAVEYRRMKNVNYTPCGLVIHPDAPWLGASPDGLIYDPFTQPPLGLVEIKCPDVKNYVDCKYLRMQHGTLALCESHLYYWQVQGQLLINGLQWCDFCDLCPG from the coding sequence ATGGGGAGTGTGCTCTCTTACCAGCAGCCTATATTGCCCACAAAGTCGATCAACATGCACCAAGATCCTCCACCTTACCCACCGCTGCCTCTTGGGGAGTACAGGGTTCACCCAAcagaatgtgtgcatgtgtgcactgAAGAGGAGCACTTACACCTTAAAAGCTTGATAGTCACACTGGACATGGCCTGTAAGATTGAGGCTGCCACAAGAGAGCAGGCAGCGGAACAGGAGTGGCATCAGCTCCATAGGCCTAGGATCACCTCACGTTTTAGAGAGGTGTGTTTTGTCAGGGGAGTGAGTTCTACAGAGTCTCTTGCAGAAATAATCCTCAAAGGAACAAGGCAGACAGCAGAAATGAGAAGAGGTGCAGACATGGAGTTTGAGGCAGCAGTGGAGTACCGCAGGATGAAAAATGTCAACTACACGCCCTGTGGCCTCGTCATCCACCCTGATGCCCCTTGGCTTGGTGCCTCACCAGATGGCTTGATTTATGATCCATTCACACAGCCACCATTGGGACTGGTTGAGATAAAGTGCCCTGATGTGAAGAACTATGTGGACTGTAAATACCTTCGAATGCAGCATGGCACTTTAGCACTCTGTGAAAGCCACTTGTATTACTGGCAGGTGCAGGGTCAACTGTTGATCAATGGCCTGCAATGGTGCGATTTTTGTGATCTGTGCCCAGGGTGA